The following DNA comes from Nitrogeniibacter aestuarii.
CCCGCCAGCATGAAGCCGAGCACCGCAAAGGCCCCGGGCGGCAGGATCATGAGCAGGGCGCCGCCATAGCCGGGGATCTGCATTTCGAGAAAGCCGAAGGCCGGCCCGAGCAGGCCCGAGGCGTTGGCGAACAGGGTGCCGGCCCCGAAAAACTCCCTCACCAGGCCGATGGCGGTCATGGCGCCGGTCATGCCAAGGCCGATCGCCAGCCCGTCCACCAGCGAGGGCAGCACGCCGGTGCGCGCCGCGAAGGCCTCGGCACGGCCGAGAATGGCGCAGTTCACCACGATCAGCGCAATGAACAGGCCGAGCACCTTGTACAGCTCATGCAGCCAGGCGTTCATGACCATGTCGACCAGCGTCACCAGCGTGGCGATGAGCACGATGAACACGGGAATGCGCACCGTGGGGCTGACGATGCGGCGGATCATCGACACGATCACGTTGGATACCACCAGTACCGCCGTGCTCGCCAGGCCCATGCCCAGGCCGTTGGTGCCGGAGGTAGTCACCGCCATGGTGGGGCACAGGGCCAGCATCTGCGCCATGACGGTGTTGTTGTCCCACAGCCCGTCCTTGACGATCTGTTTGTAGTCGGTGCTCATGAGGCATCTCCCAGCATTTGCTGCTTGTGGCTTTCGAAGAAGAGCAACCCCTCTTTCACCGCCTTGACTACCGCGCGCGGGGTGATGGTGGCGCCGGTGAGCTGGTCGAACTCGCCGCCGTCCTTCTTCACCGCCCAGCGCGCCGGGGCCGGGTTGTCCAGCGAGCGGCCGTCGAAGCCGTGAATCCAGGTCGATTTGCCCGCTTCGATCTTGTCGCCCAGACCCGGCGTCTCGGCATGCTTGAGCACGCGTACGCCCAGCAGGGTGCCACCGGCATCCACCGCCATGAGCACCTGGATGTCCGACGAATAGCCATAGCTCGAGGTCTTGAACATGGCAGCCTTGACCGTGCCGCCCCCCCGCGCCCGGTACACGGTCAGCGGGGTGCCGTCACGATCGAGGGTGACCGTGTCATTGAGAAAGTCGTTGTCCGCCAGCCCGGCCGGCAGCACCTCGTTGAGCGAGGTGCGCAGGTCGTTGGCCTCGGCCTCGGCGATCGGGCCGGTGGTCAGCCTGGCGCCCACGGCCAGCGCGCCACTGGCGAGCAGCGCCACGGCGCCCAGCAGCAGGGGTTGATAACCGAGCCGGTCGCGCCAGGCATCGATGACCGACGATGCGCCGTCGCCCACGGGCGCCTCGACCGGTGCGGTGTGTCCGTGATCGTGCATGTCAGCCCACCTCCCGCTCGGGCAGATCGAGCGGCCGGCCGCGCCGGTCGCGCCCGAGGATGCGCGGCTTGATGTATCGATCGATGATGGGCGTGAGCGCGTTCATGAGCAGCACTGCAAACCCCATCCCTTCCGGATAGCCG
Coding sequences within:
- a CDS encoding electron transport complex subunit E translates to MSTDYKQIVKDGLWDNNTVMAQMLALCPTMAVTTSGTNGLGMGLASTAVLVVSNVIVSMIRRIVSPTVRIPVFIVLIATLVTLVDMVMNAWLHELYKVLGLFIALIVVNCAILGRAEAFAARTGVLPSLVDGLAIGLGMTGAMTAIGLVREFFGAGTLFANASGLLGPAFGFLEMQIPGYGGALLMILPPGAFAVLGFMLAGKRLIDARLEGRAQRAEAAEAEPSDAATA
- the rsxG gene encoding electron transport complex subunit RsxG, with protein sequence MHDHGHTAPVEAPVGDGASSVIDAWRDRLGYQPLLLGAVALLASGALAVGARLTTGPIAEAEANDLRTSLNEVLPAGLADNDFLNDTVTLDRDGTPLTVYRARGGGTVKAAMFKTSSYGYSSDIQVLMAVDAGGTLLGVRVLKHAETPGLGDKIEAGKSTWIHGFDGRSLDNPAPARWAVKKDGGEFDQLTGATITPRAVVKAVKEGLLFFESHKQQMLGDAS